In Phocoena sinus isolate mPhoSin1 chromosome X, mPhoSin1.pri, whole genome shotgun sequence, a genomic segment contains:
- the LOC116747266 gene encoding LOW QUALITY PROTEIN: melanoma-associated antigen 8-like (The sequence of the model RefSeq protein was modified relative to this genomic sequence to represent the inferred CDS: inserted 1 base in 1 codon; substituted 1 base at 1 genomic stop codon) → MSELRQPEADLQAPVPAQGPVEAPLLGAAGEEAAFPSSSASPGAPSFSAYADPLTREALAVLMADLVAFLLKYRPREPTSKAEMLSTVLREHPDHFPVIFSHACEXMQLVFGLDVKEVDPRERTYVLVPTLGLTWDAVLSDGQSTPEAGLLVLXLGVITLFGDRAPEEEVWGVLGNMGVCSGREPCIYGEPRELLTEVWVQEGYLEYRQVPHSDPARYEFLWGAQAYAETSKWQVLEHLLRVNILDPRSFPSLCAEGVSDEEEGA, encoded by the exons ATGAGTGAGCTCCGCCAGCCTGAGGCCGACCTTCAGGCCCCAGTCCCGGCCCAGGGTCCGGTGGAGGCGCCGCTGctgggggctgcgggggaggAGGCCGCATTCCCCTCGTCCTCCGCCTCCCCTGGAGCCCCCTCCTTCTCCGCCTATGCCGATCCCTTGACCCGCGAGGCACTTGCTGTGCTGATGGCTGACCTGGTGGCGTTCCTGCTCAAGTATCGCCCCAGGGAGCCGACCTCCAAGGCGGAGATGCTGAGTACGGTCCTCCGGGAGCATCCGGACCACTTTCCCGTGATCTTCAGCCACGCTTGCGAGTGAATGCAGCTGGTGTTTGGCTTGGATGTGAAGGAGGTGGACCCCCGCGAGCGCACCTACGTCCtggtccccaccctgggcctcacctgggatGCAGTGCTGAGCGATGGGCAGAGCACGCCCGAGGCCGGCCTCCTGGTGC GTCTGGGCGTGATCACCCTGTTCGGTGACCGCGCCCCTgaggaggaggtgtggggagTGCTCGGCAACATGGGGGTGTGTTCCGGGAGGGAGCCCTGCATCTATGGGGAGCCCAGGGAGCTGCTCACCGAAGTGTGGGTGCAGGAGGGCTACCTGGAGTACCGGCAGGTGCCCCACAGCGACCCTGCCCGCTACGAGTTCCTGTGGGGTGCCCAGGCCTACGCGGAGACCAGCAAGTGGCAGGTCCTGGAGCATCTGCTCAGGGTCAATATCTTGGATCCCAGGTCCTTCCCATCCCTGTGTGCAGAGGGTGTGAGCGACGAGGAAGAGGGAGCCTGA